From Ictidomys tridecemlineatus isolate mIctTri1 chromosome 2, mIctTri1.hap1, whole genome shotgun sequence, the proteins below share one genomic window:
- the LOC144370752 gene encoding olfactory receptor 7E24-like, translated as MTLQGSSVTQCSSSILAQNVTPVSEFQLLSFSEDPDLQPVLFGLFLSMYLVTVLGNLLIILAISSDPHLHTPMYFFLSNLALTDIGAISTTVPNMIVNIQTHNELISYVGCMTQMSLFAIFVCMDYMLLTVMAYDRFVAICHPLHYTVIMNPRLCGFSILVSFLLSLLDSQLHNLMILQITNFKNVEISSFFCDPSVLLNLSCTDTYSNNIGKYFLVAVYGFLPISGILFSYYKIMSSLLRIPSLGGKYKAFSTCGSHLAGVCLFLGTGSAVYLGSAASHSPRNGAAASVMYTVVTPMLNPFIYSLRNRDIKSALSRLQRWTV; from the exons ATGACCCTGCAGGGAAGCAGCGTAACCCA gtGTTCAAGCAGTATACTAGCACAAAACGTAACACCTGTCTCTGAATTCCAACTCCTGAGCTTCTCAGAGGACCCAGACCTGCAGCCTGTCCTCTTTGGActgttcctgtccatgtacctggtcacagtgcttgggaacctgctcatcatcctggccatcagctctgacccccacctccacacccccatgtacttcttcctctccaacctggcCCTCACTGACATTGGTGCCATCTCCACCACAGTCCCTAACATGATTGTAAACATTCAAACTCACAATGAACTTATTTCCTATGTAGGATGCATGACACAGATgtctctttttgccatttttgtttgtatggATTATATGCTTCTGACTGTCATGGCCTATGACAGgtttgtggccatctgtcaccccctgcattatacagtcattatgaaccctcGCCTCTGTGGCTTCTCAATTTTGGTGTCATTTTTGTTGAGTCTCTTGGACTCTCAGCTGCACAATTTGATGATCTTACAAATTACCAACTTCAAGAATGTGGAAATTTCCAGTTTCTTCTGTGACCCTTCTGTACTTCTGAATCTTTCCTGCACTGACACCTACTCTAATAACATTGGCAAGTATTTTCTTGTTGCTGTATATGGCTTTCTTCCCATCTCAGGAATCCTTTTCTCTTACTATAAAATTATGTCCTCTCTTCTGAGAATCCCCTCTTTAGGTGGGaagtacaaagccttctccacctgtggctcTCACCTGGCaggtgtttgtttatttttaggaacAGGATCTGCAGTGTATCTTGGTTCAGCTGCATCACATTCTCCCAGAAATGGTGCAGCAGCCTCTGTAATGTacactgtggtcacccccatgctgaaccccttcatctacagcctTAGGAACAGGGACATTAAAAGTGCCTTGAGTAGGCTGCAGAGGTGGACAGTCTGA